The genomic interval CGGCTTCGCCGCGGCGTACGCGGTCGCGCTCCTGGCCTGGCTCGCCGCCGTGGCCGAGGCGTTCGCGGGCAACCTCGCCGTCCCCGGCGCCCTCTCCAAGATCGTGCTGGGCGTGGACGCGTTCGCCTTCTTCGCCTCGCTGGTGATTTTCGGCGTGGGCTCCGGCACCTCCTCCAGCCCGCGCGCGCGGCGGCAGCTCGCCTGGGCCTCCGCGGGCATCGCCCTGGGCCTGGGGCCGGCGTGGCTCAAGCGCTGGCCCGGCATCGGCCCCGTCCTCTCGGCCGAGGCGCTGCCGCGGCTGCCGCTCTACACGGTGTTCTGGCTGGTGATGCCGCTGGGCTTCGCGTACGCCATCACCCGCTTCAACCTGTTCGACGCCGGCCGCCTGAAGACGCGCGCCCAGCAGATCTCGGTAGATCTGCTGCTCTCCAGCAACGTGGACGAGGTCTCGCGCCGGGCGCTGGGCGCGCTGGGCGACGACTTCGAGCTGCGCGGCGCCGCGCTGTGGGCGCTGGACGACGCGGGCATCCCGGTGCAGATCGGCGGCGAGCCGGGGACGGGAGATGCGCGGCGGGTCGAGGAGGTGCTGCGCGGGGGCCAGCCCGTGAGCGGCGAGACCGAGGGCCACAGCCTGCTCGTCTATCCCGTCCGCTACCGCGGCGAGGTGGAGGCCGCGATGTGGCTGGAGCGCGCCGCGGCCGAGCCGTTCGAGGAGGGCCACAGCGAGTACCTGGCGCTGCTGGAGCCGCAGCTCGCCATCGCCCTGCACCTGCGGCGCGTGGACGACCGCGTGCGCATCGCCGCCGAGGAGCTGACGGCGCTGGCGCGCGAGGTGGACACCGTGGCCGGCGAGCTGCGCGTGACGGGCGAGAGCGTGACCGCCGCCGTGCAGGAGGTGAGCGAGGGCTCGCTGCGGCAGACCGAGGACTTCCGCAGCATCGCCGAGGCCATCACCACCCTGCGCGGCGCCAGCGTGGAGATCGCGCAGCGGCTTGCGATGGCCGACCGCTTCGGCGGCGACACGCTGGACCGCTCCGAGGCGGCCGGGCGCGACGTGGAGCTTCTCGTGGGCCGTGTGAAGGAAGGCGCCGCCCGCCTGCGCGAGATCGAGAGCGAGGTCACCACGCTCCGCGAGCGCAGCGGCGAGATCGGCGCCATCTCCACCGCCATCCACGAGGTCGCGGAGCAGACGAACCTCCTCGCCCTGAACGCCGCCATCGAGGCCGCGCGCGCCGGCGACCACGGCCGTGGCTTCGCCGTGGTGGCCGACGAGGTGCGCAAGCTGGCCGAGGGCAGCGCCGAGTCCGCGCTGCGCATCGCCAACATCGTGGGCGAGGTGCGAGAGGAGATCGCCCGCGTGGCCGACGCCATCAGCGCCGCCCGCGGCGACATCGCCGAGGGCGCCAGCGGGGCCGACCGCGCCGCCGTCGCGCTGCGCGAGAGCATCACCCAGGTCGCCCGCCTGCGGGGCGAGATCGCCGAGGTGGCGTCGCTCACCGACGCGGCCCAGTCGCGCAACGAGATGATCGCCGACGCCGTCACGCGCGCCACCGACATCAGCGAGCAGAACGCCGCCGCGGCCGAGGAGACCGCCGCCGCCACCGAGCAGCAGCTGGCGTCGCTGGAGAACGTGGCCGCCAGCGTGAAGGAGCTCTCCGGCCTGGGCAGCAAGATGTTCGAGCTGCTGCAGGTAGAGCGCAAGCCCGACGCGCCCGTCCCCGCGCCCGCCATGCGCGACCTCGCCCGCACCCCCGCGTGAGCGACCCCGACGGCGGTTCCCCATCTCCGGCTCCTGCATCCACCGACGCATCCGCCTGTACGTCGGTAGATCTGGATTCCCCGGCCGCTGCCAGCAGCACATCTGCCGAGAAGCACGGGACGCGCTGGGGACGCATCGCCATCCTCGCGATGTTCGTGGCCGCCGTAGCCGCGTTCTTCCTGTTCGGCGGGCCGCAATGGCTCTCGCTGGATGCGCTGCGGGCGAACGCGGAGAGGCTGCGGGGATACACGGCGGACCACTACGCGGCGATGCTCGTCGCGTCCGTGCTCGTCTACGCCGCGGCGACCGCGGTGAACGTCCCGGCGGGCGCGGTGCTCACGCTCGCCGTCGGCTTCCTCTTCGGGCGGTGGGTGGGGACGGCGGCGGTGGTGGTGGGCGCGACCGCGGGGGCGACGCTGGCGTTCCTGGGCGCACGCTACGTGTTCGCGGACGCGGCACGGCGGCGGGCGGGTCCGTTCGCGCAGCGCATGCTGGCGGGGTTCCGCGACAACGCGTTCAGCTACCTGCTCTTCCTGCGCCTGGTGCCGCTCTTCCCGTTCTGGCTGGTGAACCTGGTGCCCGCGCTCACGCCCATCCGCGTGCGGACGTTCGTGGCGGCGACGGCGATCGGCATCATCCCCGGTACCTTCGCCTTCGCCAACGCGGGTTCGGCGCTGGCGTCCATCCGCTCCACCCGCGACATCCTGGGCACGTCCACGCTGCTGGCGTTCGGGCTGCTGGGCGTGCTGGCGCTGGTCCCCGTGCTCGTCCAGAAGCTCCGCTCCCCCAAACCCGGAATCGCCCCATGAGCGAACACGTTACAGACGACCAGCCCGTGCTCGTGCCGCCGCGCCGCGTGACCACCGCCGCCGCGCTGGGCCTGGCGCTCGCCAGCATCGCCGCCCTGATGGTCATGCTCGCGGGCCTGGGCAGCCGCCTGGGCTGGTGGCACTTCCGCACCGGCTTCACCGTCCTCAAGTGGGGCGCGTACCTGGCCATCGCCGCGCTGCTCATCTCCATCGTCGGCGCGGTCATGGCCCGCAGCCGCGGCCGGCGCGGGGTAATGCTGGGGCTGCTCGGCGCGCTCGTCTCCATCGTCGTCCTCGCGCCGCCCATGCTCATGCTGCGCAAGGCCAAGTCGGTGCCGCCCATCCACGACATCACCACCGACACGCAGAATCCCCCCGCGTTCGTGGCCGTCGTGCCGCTGCGTGCGGATGCCTTGAACCCCAGCGCGTACGGCGGAGACAGCATCGCCGTGCAGCAGCGGAAGGCGTATCCGGACATCCAGCCCATCCTGCTCGAGGCGCTGCCGGACTCGGCGTTCAACCTGGCCCTCGCCGCCGCCAAGGACATGGGCTGGCAAATCGACGACGCGAGCCGCCAGGACGGACGCATCGAGGCCACCGACCAGACGTTCTGGTTCGGCTTCAAGGACGACGTGGTGATCCGCGTCACGCCCAAGTCCGGCATCTCGCGTGTGGACGTGCGCTCCGTGTCGCGCGTGGGCGGCAGCGACGTGGGCAAGAACGCCGACCGCATCCGCGCCTACCTCGCCAAGCTCCGCCCGTACGAAGCCAAGGAGAGCTGACGCCGCTGCCGTACGAATGCGCGTCCGGCGACGCCGTTCGTCGCCGGACGCGTTTCGTCGTCTCGTCCTTCGGTCGCGCGTCCGAACGGCGCTAGGCCCAGACGAAACCGGGTCGCCGCGCATCCTACGGGCGATCGGGAGATGCGCATCGCCTGGCGCCGTGTCATGCAGGGGAGTGGAGATGGGCGGCGGGCGAACGTGAGGATGCGAATAAGCCGGTGCGAGGCGGCGGGGGTAGGGCGATCCTCGGGTCCAGCATTGGCGTACGGTTAAGGTGATGCGCGGCCGCGGACCCCCGGCGCACCGGCGGGTGTAATGCTCCGTCGGTATCGGCCACTCGGCCGCCGTGCACGTGCCGGAACGGACGTCCGGACGGTCCGCTCGCGCGGGCCCGAATGCTGCTGGTGGACCCGGACCGCCGGGACCCATGCGGCCGAAGTGGTTGTTTCGCAGAGAGATCCCCGGAGGCAGCCGCCTCCTTTCGCCACGCTCAACGTCCGGACGGGCACCCCCCGGCCGGAGGGACTTCAGGCCAGAGATGAACAAGACAGTGGCCCCCAAGAGCAGCCGCCGCCGGCACGCGCTGGCCCTCTCCGCCGTGGTGCTGGTGCCGCTCTTCGCGGGCGGCTTCGTGCTGCGCTCGCGCGGCAGCGACGAGGGCGTGCGCGTGTTCCAGGAGGTGCTCACCCTGGTACAGGCGCGCGCCGTGGACAGCGTGCCCGAGGACTCGCTGTACCAGCAGGCAGCCCGCGGGCTGCTGCGCAGCCTGGGCGATCCGTACGCCGAGCTGTTCTCGCCCCAGGAGCTCGCCAGCTTCTCGCGCGAGTCGCTGCGCGGCTCGTACGGCGGCCTGGGCGTGATGATCGAGCAGCAGGACGACGGCGTGACCATCACCAAGGTCTACCCCAACACGCCGGCCGAGCAGGGCGGCGTGCAGGCGGGCGACCGCATCGTGGCCATCGAGGGCGTGAGCGCGGTGGGCTGGAAGCTGGACCAGGTGTCGGACAAGCTCATGGGCCCGGCGGGCACGCCGGTGAACGTGACCTTCCGCCGCTACGGCGTGACGCAGCCCATCAACTCGCGCTTCATCCGCCGGCAGGTGCACGTGCCCGCGGTGCCGTATGCGCTGATGCTGGAGGGCAACGTGGGCTACGTGCCGCTCCAGCAGTTCAGCAACACCAGCGGCGAAGAGACGCAGGCCGCCATCGAGAAGCTGAAGGCGCAGGGCGCCCAGGCTTTCATCCTGGACCTGCGCGGCAACAGCGGCGGCAGCGTGAACCAGTCGGTGCAGGTGAGCAACCTGTTCCTACGCCAGGGCCAGCAGATCAGCACGGTGCGCTACCGCAACCAGCCCAACGACGTGTACGTGGCCGACAAGCCGCCCGTGCTCGCCGGCGCCCCGCTCATCGTGCTGGCCGACGGCTACGCCGCGTCGGCGAGCGAGATCGTGGCGGGGTCGCTGCAGGACCACGACCGCGCGCTGATCGTGGGCACCACCACCTTCGGCAAGGGCCTGGTGCAGGACCTGTATCCGCTGGACGGCGGCTGGGCGGTGAAGCTCACCACCGGCAAGTGGTACACGCCCAGCGGCCGCTCCATCCAGCGCCCGCGCAAGCTGCTGCCCAACGGCCAGCTGGTGGTGGACTCGGCCACCATCCGCAGCGACTCGGTGAGGGGCCGGCCCACGTACCACTCGGATAGCGGCCGCACGGTGTACGGCGGCGGTGGCGTGACCCCCGACGTGGTGGTGAAGAACGACACGCTCAGCAAGACGGAGCAGGCGTTCATGGCGTCGGTGGCGCCCAAGGCGCAGGCCAC from Longimicrobiaceae bacterium carries:
- a CDS encoding methyl-accepting chemotaxis protein, yielding MRPLFRRFAIALAVLALAALLAFALGSVFASRGGAVGSALAYDAIAYVFLMVGVMAYRRSSGVAAGPAFLIHMSSWALYLPFFGMTGGTPEGSAAYAAYALGFFLNGVSLLHFSAALAFPRRVNGWLGGFAAAYAVALLAWLAAVAEAFAGNLAVPGALSKIVLGVDAFAFFASLVIFGVGSGTSSSPRARRQLAWASAGIALGLGPAWLKRWPGIGPVLSAEALPRLPLYTVFWLVMPLGFAYAITRFNLFDAGRLKTRAQQISVDLLLSSNVDEVSRRALGALGDDFELRGAALWALDDAGIPVQIGGEPGTGDARRVEEVLRGGQPVSGETEGHSLLVYPVRYRGEVEAAMWLERAAAEPFEEGHSEYLALLEPQLAIALHLRRVDDRVRIAAEELTALAREVDTVAGELRVTGESVTAAVQEVSEGSLRQTEDFRSIAEAITTLRGASVEIAQRLAMADRFGGDTLDRSEAAGRDVELLVGRVKEGAARLREIESEVTTLRERSGEIGAISTAIHEVAEQTNLLALNAAIEAARAGDHGRGFAVVADEVRKLAEGSAESALRIANIVGEVREEIARVADAISAARGDIAEGASGADRAAVALRESITQVARLRGEIAEVASLTDAAQSRNEMIADAVTRATDISEQNAAAAEETAAATEQQLASLENVAASVKELSGLGSKMFELLQVERKPDAPVPAPAMRDLARTPA
- a CDS encoding S41 family peptidase, translating into MNKTVAPKSSRRRHALALSAVVLVPLFAGGFVLRSRGSDEGVRVFQEVLTLVQARAVDSVPEDSLYQQAARGLLRSLGDPYAELFSPQELASFSRESLRGSYGGLGVMIEQQDDGVTITKVYPNTPAEQGGVQAGDRIVAIEGVSAVGWKLDQVSDKLMGPAGTPVNVTFRRYGVTQPINSRFIRRQVHVPAVPYALMLEGNVGYVPLQQFSNTSGEETQAAIEKLKAQGAQAFILDLRGNSGGSVNQSVQVSNLFLRQGQQISTVRYRNQPNDVYVADKPPVLAGAPLIVLADGYAASASEIVAGSLQDHDRALIVGTTTFGKGLVQDLYPLDGGWAVKLTTGKWYTPSGRSIQRPRKLLPNGQLVVDSATIRSDSVRGRPTYHSDSGRTVYGGGGVTPDVVVKNDTLSKTEQAFMASVAPKAQATYRVLDQLALELRGQAGPSFTVLPAWRETFFQRLVAAGVPVQRAQYDSVQPLITRLLEERIATVAQGDSAAFRRGVRQDPQLMRALSLLNGVQGQPQLFAKAAATARPGETPSAGTTAAAQPAAKP
- a CDS encoding TVP38/TMEM64 family protein — its product is MSDPDGGSPSPAPASTDASACTSVDLDSPAAASSTSAEKHGTRWGRIAILAMFVAAVAAFFLFGGPQWLSLDALRANAERLRGYTADHYAAMLVASVLVYAAATAVNVPAGAVLTLAVGFLFGRWVGTAAVVVGATAGATLAFLGARYVFADAARRRAGPFAQRMLAGFRDNAFSYLLFLRLVPLFPFWLVNLVPALTPIRVRTFVAATAIGIIPGTFAFANAGSALASIRSTRDILGTSTLLAFGLLGVLALVPVLVQKLRSPKPGIAP
- a CDS encoding DUF1499 domain-containing protein → MSEHVTDDQPVLVPPRRVTTAAALGLALASIAALMVMLAGLGSRLGWWHFRTGFTVLKWGAYLAIAALLISIVGAVMARSRGRRGVMLGLLGALVSIVVLAPPMLMLRKAKSVPPIHDITTDTQNPPAFVAVVPLRADALNPSAYGGDSIAVQQRKAYPDIQPILLEALPDSAFNLALAAAKDMGWQIDDASRQDGRIEATDQTFWFGFKDDVVIRVTPKSGISRVDVRSVSRVGGSDVGKNADRIRAYLAKLRPYEAKES